aatttttaatttttttaaatcttagattacaaaactgaaaattttgcttaaaaaaataaagtttattttccttTGTATACTTTTCTACTTAGGAATATACacatttacattattttgtttatgtttaaagtgagtccgaggcctgtttCAACCTTATTCTCAAAGTGGTAACTATTTTGGTGTTCTTTGTTTCTCAACATTTTTGGTGTTCGAGATTTTGTATAATagtatttgataataaaaatagtgTTATGTAATATTTGTTCTTTTATGGCATTGGTCGAAATAGTCCCTGAAAAATTTCTTGCCCATCCGAGTTTTTTGCTAATTCTTTTTTAGGGATATTCTCCGAATATTTAAAGCCGTAAATGAGAAAAAGCGTTAACTgaccttttaaaatatcttgggtTTTGACTTTTTTAGTAATGTTTTTAAGCTTTTACTTGAAAACGGCTCAACCTTAAAGTTTTATttgcctgatttgaaatagacCAGTCGTGATTTAtttgcgaaaatttatattttttaaatcgagctcacttttctaagaaatatttttaaaaaatcaaattctaaaaagatttgatgaaaaattagtttatttcagGAGGCGACAACATGGGATCTATTGTAGTTAAAATATTGGTGTTTTTTTTAAGGggttagttcaataagtccttagaatgaagtataaaaacaattttttttgggtaaatttttttttatttttcaacataatctccttggagctctatacacttgNNNNNNNNNNNNNNNNNNNNNNNNNNNNNNNNNNNNNNNNNNNNNNNNNNNNNNNNNNNNNNNNNNNNNNNNNNNNNNNNNNNNNNNNNNNNNNNNNNNNatatatctagtcgggagtggtgctgactgaaaacagatgatttggagcgattcgcgcgccatttgttggtcattctaaggacttttgaactaccctcgtattaaaaaAAAGGCAGCATCGGCAGGCTAGCGCCAGGCGCGCGGGGCGCCTGTTTGGGTTAAAGAATGCAGCTATGGCTCTGAAAGTTTCACAGCATTTTTTTGGGAGGACCAGGTTccatttaagcaacaaaaaaaacgactttttgaagccgttacatgggTCCGCTCCCTTTAAAGTTAACAAAGCAAATTTTTTCTGTAGGATACCctacaaataagattttttttaaatctgaaattttacaccaaatttgtgttcaaaattcgctTCTGAAGGATCTTCCAAATTATTAGagctatacttattttttagttttaacgggtaattttgtataatttattttgactctaatgttttttttttgtatatactaAATGCACCAGAAACGAGTCACggttaataaaatattcttcaaaaaaaaataaaaccctaatatattttaaaaggccGCGATATGATTTTTCTCAATTACGGCTTAACAAATTTTGGAGATGTCCCCAAAAAAGAAtgagctttgaaaaatatttttattaataaataagctTTTTTTGCCAGGCCAATCTTGAAGAGACTGGACGCGTCTTGAGTATTGGAGATGGTATCGCTCGTGTCTATGGCCTCAAGAACATCCAGGCCGACGAGATGGTGGAATTCAGCGCAGGCTTGAAAGGTATGGCCTTGAATTTGGAGCCCGACAACGTCGGTGTGGTCGTCTTCGGTAACGACAGGCACATCAAGGAAGGAGACATCGTCAAGCGTACTGGTGCCATCGTCGACGTACCCGTAGGTGATCAACTTTTGGGACGTGTAGTTGATGCCCTGGGTAACCCAATCGACGGCAGGGGCCCACTCAACAATAAACTCAGATTCCGTATCGGAACCAAGGCTCCCGGTATCATCCCTAGGTAAATGCCAACCACGAGACCTCAAATTCTAAACTTACACTATTGTCAAAGACTTCTCTTTAGAAGGTTATTAGCAGTCATCTTGAATTGAACTaatgaaatctattttttatttgttacaggCAATCTGTCCGGGAACCTATGCAGACTGGCATCAAGGCCGTCGACTCTCTGGTACCAATTGGTAGAGGACAGAGAGAGTTGATCATTGGAGACAGGCAGACTGGAAAGACTGCTCTCGCCATCGACACCATTATCAACCAGAAGCGTTTCAACGAAGGATCTGATGAGAAGAAAAAGCTGTACTGTATATACGTAGCTATTGGTCAGAAGAGATCCACTGTCGCCCAGATTGTGAAGCGATTGACGGACAGTGGAGCCATGGGCTATACCATCATCGTCTCGGCCACGGCCTCCGATGCCGCGCCCCTTCAATACCTAGCCCCATACTCTGGCTGTGCCATGGGTGAATTTTTCAGGtgaattgaaattggaaaaaggttgaattttaattcagaCTCTAGTGCTctaatctgattttttttctagGGATAACGGCAAGCACGCCCTGATTATCTACGACGACTTGTCGAAACAGGCCGTGGCCTACCGACAAATGTCCCTTTTGCTGAGGCGACCCCCAGGTCGTGAGGCCTACCCCGGTGACGTCTTCTACCTCCACTCTCGTCTCCTCGAGAGAGCAGCCAAGATGAACGACACCCTCGGTGGTGGTTCCTTGACTGCCTTGCCAGTTATTGAAACCCAGGCTGGTGATGTGTCTGCCTACATTCCCACCAACGTTATCTCCATCACTGATGGACAGATCTTCTTGGAAACTGAGTTGTTCTACAAGGGTATCCGACCAGCCATCAACGTCGGTTTGTCTGTGTCGCGTGTAGGATCTGCTGCCCAGACCAAGGCCATGAAGCAggtaaagaaatattaatttacacaTTAGAAATTATTGCATAAATTATCAGATTAATATACGAAATATTTGGACCAACAAAAAAGAAGATCGGAGAAATGGAAATTATTACATATCAATTTAGATTGTATCAGTTGTAATGTTGTAATTTGTTAAATTAGGTCGCCGGTTCCATGAAATTGGAGTTGGCCCAGTACCGTGAGGTTGCCGCTTTCGCCCAGTTCGGTTCCGATTTGGACGCTGCCACTCAACAACTCTTGAGCCGTGGTGTCCGACTTACGGAACTCCTGAAGCAGGGCCAATATGGTAAGTTTTTGCTTCATGAACTTTAGGGATTATCCATAAACTACATTACCAATTTTTGACCATGTTTACACCCTCCCCTCCCCATCGTTGACAAACGTTGATTTTAagtttatactgatttttgtgTTTATACGGAATCAAGTTTCCAATGTGCCTATATTCTCTACATGACGGTGTGGTGAATTCTAAACTTtggtaataaatcaacaattaaaataaacaagTGATTTTCAGAAAAGTGTTGAAATGTGCGCGCgactgttgaatctcgcgcttcgcgctcggatatttattctttgcatttggaatgcttgaattaaacttgatcaaaaagatctcttttagatgcctgtatttttatgcgtcttcatattctgaattgtctacttaattaagtatggttCGTAACACTCGCACTGCGTgcttgatttccgacagacattagtaaacaggttttgttgaatcttttttttttcttgtaactttcgtcgtttttccacacatctttattttattttttcatgttcaatgttatttttcccgaataaaacaaaaaggacgcgtcctatcaagaagtgattcttaacataattgtagatattttttgggatacaaaatttttgtttattcatctttttccgtatcctacatagtttgaccacaaaatggaatttttcattattttttgtgcaatcaaaatttgaattttcgatttttaaagaaaatccaaacatttcttatgataatctggtagggctttcaaaaagcaacgtttttcttctcttgacttttttcatatcgtgtgcttggcttaaaattttgattatcggttgatttaaaaaattttgaaaatgctataactgagaattttctttttatcgaaaaaagtcatagggataaattgtttgttctttttaatagtataaatatctgcacatagaattttcaaattcagaaaaaagtagtctcaaaagtcttcaaagtgcgctcactttttgagtttttatcaaaaacggctggttaacgaacttgtcctttcttttaggacctaaaaaaagtgtgccaaagatgaatttgatccggtcattttttcgagaggtatcgtgtttacggacggctagatggacggacagacagacaggcacaatcgtaaaaacttgattttcggattcaggtggactcgaaacgtggagatccgttgaaaaactatgatgttaaatttccgacaattctaatactttctgagtcataaatgatgagaatgtaaaaaaatttagttataaaaataatgaattttctaccaaataattgatttttttattaaattttttatgtttacggagaaaatgatgaattttctatacaaaatagttgagttataaaataaaaaatatgaatctttgataaagaatttcattttgaacaaaaaaagacgaatttccaacaaaatacaagaacactcaacccaaaagttgttgaattttctactaaactaaattaattttcaacaacaataaaaaacgaatttttaacacaatagttgaattttaagaaaaatttgaatttttacttcaaaaagaacaatttttgtccaagaaaggaataggtaaatttttaattatcaaagtaatttttcaacgtcaaaaaatgaatttttaacaaaacagttcaatttccaaccaaagagatcaatttttaactaaaatgttgaaccgtcaaccaaaaaatgcatttaaaaaaatagtttagttttaaaacctagttgttaaatttaatcaaaaagatacatttttaaacaaaacaaaaaataattttctactaaaaaaacgcatttttcacaacatttttgaattctcaacctaaaaattgaactttcaactaaaaaacatgattttttaaacaaaaagattactttactaacaaaaaagacgaatttttaataaaatttgagagtttacaaccaaaaagttgagttttagctaaaaaatatgcatttttaaacaaaaaagattaaattactaacaaaaagacgaattttcgataaaatttaagaattcgaaactaaaaagttaaatttttaagaaagaattttttaatttttaagaaagtatttcaactttaaaatctagttcTGAAGTTTGAAaacaaagggattaatttttctaattaaaaaaacgcattttaaacaaaactcatgaattctcaaccaaaaagttaaattttcaacaacagattattttttaaacaaaaataataattcgctacgaaaaaggacgaattttcaataaaattctcaattaaaaagttgaatttttaaagaatattattaatttgctACTAAAGACGAGTTTTTTAACATAATTCCAAAATTCTgaaacgaaaagttgaattttcgacttaaaaaaggaaaatttttaaaccaaaatattaatttactacccaaaaaactaattaaaaaaatattagttcacTCTAAagacagacgaattttttaacaattttcaacaattctgcattaaaaagttgaattttcaactaaaacataataattgaataaaaaatattaatttactacaaaaaaacgagcttttcaaacaaaatttaagaattctgaaccagaaagttgaatttttaactaaaaaagaagaattttggtACCAGAAGTTTTATTTACTaccaaagctgaatttttaatcaaattcgagAGTTCTCAATCAAAAAGCTGAAGTTTCAACTGTAAGCATGTACTGTTAAAAACAAGGTTTCTCCAAATTCTAAAAGGTGAATAATATACGTTAAACGTTTCTTTGACTGGAACGTAAACGCTACGAAACTTAGATTTCGtggggaccccccccccccataacatAGAGTATGAACGATCCCTTaggtaaatttgcaaaataaagtttttaaggcTTTAATTTATTGATGTCAAGTTGTCTCGGTAAACTTATGAATTTGGCACAACCAACTTTAAAACTCTAAGAATAATAAGAGAAATCGGTTTTATCTCTaaccataacattttttatttccagtACCAATGGCCATTGAAGAACAGGTCGCCGTCATCTACTGCGGAGTCCGAGGATACCTTGACAAAATGGACCCCGCCAAAATCACTGTCTTTGAGCAGGAATTCCTTGCCCACATCAAGTAAGCAATTTGATTTGACAAATTTGATTGACCATTTTCCAACTACCAGT
The sequence above is drawn from the Belonocnema kinseyi isolate 2016_QV_RU_SX_M_011 chromosome 7, B_treatae_v1, whole genome shotgun sequence genome and encodes:
- the LOC117175831 gene encoding ATP synthase subunit alpha, mitochondrial, which codes for MALLSLRLAASVARQLPNATVQIKYPSGIASHKYHVSCSRRSAEISSILEERILGAAPKANLEETGRVLSIGDGIARVYGLKNIQADEMVEFSAGLKGMALNLEPDNVGVVVFGNDRHIKEGDIVKRTGAIVDVPVGDQLLGRVVDALGNPIDGRGPLNNKLRFRIGTKAPGIIPRQSVREPMQTGIKAVDSLVPIGRGQRELIIGDRQTGKTALAIDTIINQKRFNEGSDEKKKLYCIYVAIGQKRSTVAQIVKRLTDSGAMGYTIIVSATASDAAPLQYLAPYSGCAMGEFFRDNGKHALIIYDDLSKQAVAYRQMSLLLRRPPGREAYPGDVFYLHSRLLERAAKMNDTLGGGSLTALPVIETQAGDVSAYIPTNVISITDGQIFLETELFYKGIRPAINVGLSVSRVGSAAQTKAMKQVAGSMKLELAQYREVAAFAQFGSDLDAATQQLLSRGVRLTELLKQGQYVPMAIEEQVAVIYCGVRGYLDKMDPAKITVFEQEFLAHIKATQQELLAVIAKESIISEASDAKLKKIVLDFLAGFNA